tcaggatttgaactcagaaccaaatgATAAGCAATTTGTCCAGTacactaacggttctgccagcttgtcactttcttgatgataataataataataataataataataataaactaccaggccaacatattaaagtatggcagcttcccaacatgttgtgtatgtaaacaacaaaatgaaaccattgatcatgtctcCAGGTGCAGTtttcttgcacctacagagtatctcaactggcatgatagagctgcacaatatattcactgggtaatgtgcaaaaacctggacttgccccataatAAAATCtgatgggaacacaaaccacctccagtgcttgaaaatgatcacatctcactcctctggaacttcaccatctatctttcaaactgacagaaagatagatgcaaataggccagacattatattgaaagacttcagacaaaaatcatgcctcctcattgatatgactgtcccaatcgatataaacgtatctgtcaagacctaccaaaaactgagcaagtataaagatcttgaaatagaaattgacaaaatgtggaaccttaagactaaaacaatatttgttgtcataagtgccctaggaatgatagcaaaaggggctgattgctacctagctcagataccaggaaaccccaaaatggcagaaattcaaaaaatagtgctcatgggaactgcccatatcctacgtaaaatactgtctatgtaatctcaagttttaaaacaaacacataattttcttatggtttcttaaacattctctagaacaacactatgtacaaaaccaaatatatggcaccctaagcataacaccagcatgaacttctaacttgttgtctcttcaggtctctggatgagacttggagctaacttgtacaaatgcaaagcaaaagtcaaacataaaataataataataataataataataataagggtggcGAGCTcgtagaatagttagcacgccgggcaaaacgcttagaagtatttcattctgagttcaaattccaccgaagtcacctttgcctttcatccttttggatgcactggggtcgatgtaattgacttaatctctttgtctgtccttgtttNNNNNNNNNNTCCTTAAAGGATCAAATGCAAAGTTAAGCTCAGAAGAATTTTAACTCAAATtgcaaaaccagaagaaatggtgctaaacattttacccaacaggcaaacaattctgccagctcaccactttaataataataataataataataatgaaaataataataataataagtaatgaataaataataacttgTTTAATAAATTGGTCATAATTGATTAATTGGCATCAATTTGGTGTTGTATTTCAGAACCTTTCAATGActtgttttataataatttacAAATGTTAAATTGGAGACAGAAAGAGGCAGCAACATTACAAAATGGTAAATATGTTAATCATACTTAAGTGTGTTTACAGCCACATGCAAGACGGTCTAATAGATTCCATATTGCATTTCCTGTGTTATGTAACGTTTCTCAGAAAATTACTGCTTTTGTAGTCTAAcatgcccaccaccaccaactgaagtgtgcgtgtggttgtgtggtatgaagcttctttcttaaccacatggtcctgggttcagtcctactgcatggcatcctgggcaagtgtattctacagTTAGCTtagggccaaccaaaacctcatGAGTAGAATTGGTAAACAGAAAGCTCatagtgtatctgtgtgtgtgtgcaaatttctttcttcatcacACAGTCattctagtacacacacacacacacacagacagagtggGAGAAAGTGATTGGGAAAATAAGCAGCTGCTTCTTAAAGAATaagctaaataaaaacaaatgtgaaaatataggcgcaggagtggctgtgtggtaagtagcttgcttaccagccacatggttctgggttcagacccactgcgtggcaccttgggcaagtgtcttctactatagcctcgggctgaccaaagccttgtgagtggatttggtagacaaaaactgaagaagcccgtcatatatatatatatatatatatatatatgcatgtatgtatatgtttgtgtttgtccccccccccagcatcacttgacaaccgatgctggtgtgtttacatccccgtcacctAGCACTTCggcaaaaaaaactgatagaataaatactaggctttcaaagaataagtcctggggtcaatttgctcgactaaaaggtggtgctccagcatggccgcagtcaaatgactggaacaagtaaaagaatataaaaaagcaaTTTTCTCTCTTGAAATCTTTCCCTTGTTTCAGTCGtcagactggccatgctggggcaccagatTAAAGAATTTTCGCTGAACAATTCAACACCAGTATCTTTTCTGTTCTTATGCCAGGTACTCCTTGTATCAGTCTCTCttggcaaactgctaagttgtgtggatgtaaacacgccaacaccagtcttcaagcagtagtgggatcagcacacggacacaaagacagagatatgcacacacacacacacatacatcttttatcttttaattgtttcagtcattagactgtggccatgctggggcattgcattGAGATATataagtgggactgaaccatgtggtttggatgCCTGACTATGCAGCCCAAAATTGACTTAATGAAAACAAGAGAAGGGTTATACTGTCAtagagacaaacaacaacaacaacactaatgaaAGCAAGAACAAaagtctttcatcatttttggtTGAGCAAACTACAAAAGACCCTGCTTGGTTAATGTAAGTGTTAggccttcattatcatcatcatcatcatagtcattgccatcatcatcatcatcaccatcatcattctatggctggatgcccttcctaatgccaacaactttacagagtgtattggataCTTTTCACATGACACCAACACACATGCTATTTACGTGACACCAggatgggtgccttttatgtagcACCCCATTTTTTAAAGCCAAATTTAGGATTCcgtgatgaaatattttgtactACACGATGCTAGCTGATGCCATGAAAATACCACCCAGTACACTCCATAAgatggttgtcattaggaagggtatcaacTAGAGAAACCATGTGACAGGAAGACACTGAAACACCACACAGTGCTCTGGCATTTCCAATTCTGTTGAACAGCCCAACCCAAACCAGCATacaaaacagatgctaaatgatggtgatgatgattacattGGCAGTAAATGAACCATCTGGTGCCATCAGAAAACACCACTTTCCTATAGAACACTGTTTCCATCCTGTTagatcttcctcttcctcctcataaTAAACTtagtttgtttcacttttgactcATTTCTTCTTGCTATTTCCTCCCTTAACCCCCTACCATTTAAACTCaccagtcagatctggcctctcacacctaccctacaatgtcattctaaaaataaataatcacatcatcatcaaaatcttgaagataCAAGATCGTtatcatgattaattcaagacaatttgaataaaataagcattgtgtttgactgagtaatctgaatgataaagggttaataattaattttacgACTACATTAATCAAATcgtttactttttttaaagacGTTTGGATGTAatctgatggagatttggctgcgtAACCATCCAGAAATATTCTCTGTATATCAGCTTGATGGAGACCATCACCCTAGAAGCTATAATCTCAGAAGAATCCACACAATACTTCATTCTAAAAAAACACTTGTCATTTTATAATATTCCCACTGATTACATCAGTGAACAGAATCCACAGTAAGGAGTTTGCTAACAGCTCATTGGATTGGGTGCACACAGTTACCTACCAATATTAAAACCAATGTAATCAACCTGTCCCTTCcgccaaacttgctggccttgtgtcaaaaactGGAAAGCAATTTTAAAACCAATGATAATAACAGTTTAACATTAATTacgattttttatttaaaataatcctCTTTGCATTTTCAGGTCCTTGCTTCAGaagattataataatataaagccTTGCTATTGAGATCTTTGTTCCTTGAAACTGAGCAAATCTCTAGCAACCCTCCAAGCATGTGCTGACATTCAGCAGGGCGTGTGAGAAACAGTTTCATCACAGCAGTCAGTAGATAAGCTTTCATAGTGTCCGTACATTCTTCGATGTAATTCTCTATAAATTCTTGGATAGCATAAGGACTAGATTCTAACATGTAACCGTATTCTCCAAGTAGAAACAAGTTTGCACAACAGCCATTCTCATTAGCTGGGTTTAAATTCTCTCTTGAACAAATTGATTTCATAAGGTCTTCAAGATGGACATATGACGTCAGATCTAGCAATTCAAGAACTTGAAAGACATTTGCTTGAACACTTTGTTCAGGAATCTCCAGCAATTCTTCAAGTTTCTTGATGCAGTATTCAAAATAAAGTGAGTCCTGTTTCGCTATTTTACCGATTGCTTTCATTGcacagaatgaaacgttggagGAAACCTCGGAGCAATACATTCGCAGCTCATCAAGAATTTCAGGGAAATTTGAACTTGTCACCAACGAAGGTAGAATCTCAATTTTTCGCATTTTTAAATAAGGAGGTTCCTTGAAACGACAGAAGAAAGCCTTGTGATATTGTGAAAATATGCTTTTGGAACTATCCAGGAAGTTTTCAATGAAGAGAATGATGGAATATGTGAGTTCAATGTTACCTGAATTCAGGCCACTGACAAACATTTCTTTGCATCGGTTTAGGACTTCATTCTTGAGGTGTGGCACTGCTGTGATCAGATGTAAGAAAAGTTCTAAACTACTCATGAACACCGAATATGTTGTTTCCTTTAAATAGTCgtccaatatattaagaatgtTGAACACTTCATCTTCACTTTTAGGCACGTATTTCTTCAGGAGGGTCAAAACATAAGTCCGACCCGAATTGGTAAATTTTGGTAATGTTACAAGTAAGTGATACGACATTTTTTGGTTGATGACGACTCCACCTTCGTCTTTGAGAATTTCTTCCAATGCCATGAGACAATTTACAACAACAATTGGATCTGGATCTCGGATTAGACTGTACAGTTTATCGATAATCCCCGTATCTAAGATAGATTCTGGATTAAGGTGATGTAGTCGGATACTCGACAGAGCAGCAATACGCCGCACATAGGAACTGTGGTCATTAAGACCGTTCTGTATAGCCTGCAAGATATGTTCACTTGCCGATTCCTGTCGTAATGAACAGAGAGTACGAAGTGAAAGACCACGGGTCATTGGCGAGCTGTCTTTACAATCCCGAAGAAGTGAGTTGATGACCAACAACACCAAGTCAGAACTCTTCTCAATTTggacacacacaaattcacaggcaAATTTTTTGACCAGAGGGTCATGATGGGCAAGAAGTTTAGCAATATGAGGTGAGAGGCTGGTGACATCGATTCCTCGGCTGACCAAATTCATCACctaaatggaaggaaaagaaagaagaaaaaagaaatttggtTAGTTTCATTTGTTTTGGAAAATATTATCAAAGTGTCTGGCATTAACagaatgtccaacccatgccagcatggaaagcggacgttaaacaatgatgatgatgatgatgatgtaatcaaatgaaatattttggaaatgtGTGCAGGTACAGGTGTGTGGCTGCTTCATAAACACGGCTTTTATGTTTGATCTTATTGCATAACAAACacagcgcgtgtgtgtgtttctacacatgtgtgtgtctgtatttattccTTCCTCTCtaacagccagtgttggtttgtctgtgtctacataacttaacagttcagcaaacaGACACTGATTGAATACTtatcagtcttaaaaaaaaaagtatggtgccccagcataactatagtccaatgattgaaacaagtaaaaaaatataatgaaatacatgtTGTCGGCCCAAGTTAATGAGCCTcagcacatatctacacatacattatcatcatcctcatttaaagtctgttttccatgctggcatgggttgaatggtttgactgaaaactggtaagctggatgGGGAATGGCGGGGCTgtaccaggtttcaatctgatttggtaagctttctacagctggatggccttcctaatgccaaccattccaagagtataacgggtgcttttcacatgccagttATGAaacatcggccatgactatgatctcacttgacttgacaggtcttctcaagtgcaacatatctcagtcacttgtcattaccCCCATGAGGCccaagatcatgcttcatcaccttgtcccatgtcttcctgggtctacctcttccacaggttccctccacagttagagatcagcacttctttacacagctgtcctcatccatatgcaacacatgaccattccagtgcagtcatctctcttgcactccacatctgatgcctcttatgcccaactctTCTCTCAAGTTGCTTATAgcctgttgtacatgcacactgacattgcacctCCAGTGAAGCAtattaacttcatttctttcaagcttacgcatgtcctcagcagtcacagcccttGTTTctctgccgtgtagcatggctgtttgcacacaggcatcatacaacctgcctttcactctgagggagagaccctttgtagccagcagaggtaggagctctctgaacttcactCAGCCTATTCTTCTTATTCTAggagctacactctcagagtatccACCTCCGCTACTGActtagataacggaagctatcaactacttctaatttTCTCCACTTGCAACTAAAGTGACCTTGCAACTAAAGTGAGGTCGCAgctatggctgatgccagtgtcgcataactggcccatttaagagtacccttcaatcattgggcaatatactgtatttgagaaaacctgttgagtcaaatgtaatgattgttgtggttgatgccagtactgcctgactggcccccatgccagtagcacataaaaagtacctactacactctcggagtggttggtgttaggaagggcatccagctgtagaaaccttgccagatcagactggagcctggtgtagccatctggtttcaccagtccccagtcaaacagtccaacccatgccagcatcaaaagcagacgttaatcgatgatgatgatgatggttgtggggttaagaagcttgctcctcaaccatgtggatttgggttcagtcccactgtatggcaactGGGACAAATGTCTTGTAtaatagccctgggtcaaccaaagccttgtaagaggatttggtagatggaaaccttTCGCtgaagcttgtcatatgtgtgtgtgtgtgtgtgtgtgtgtgcgtcattgTCTTGTCATcaagtgatagttgtaaataaacaCTGTTGCCATGCAGGGAAATATGTTTGCTTGCAGTCTTCCATATTAAAACACGCCTGGTCAGGGGGagatattactttgcttagaaacaggtgaaggttggtgacaggaagggcatccagtcatagaaaatcgacctcaacaaattctgtctgacccatgcatacatggaaatgtggacgttaaaatgatgatgatgttgctgatgaagTTTCAGTTTCtgaaatttcaacaaaatgtCGACAGAAAGTGACGTTCCTTCGGTATTGGTCTAGAGAGTGTTGGCATAAGGAAAGCACGTTATTCACCTTCTTTTTTCAGCCCATCCTCTTTGTATGATGAGGGAAAGTTGTGTGGGTGAATGACGTTGTATACCAATACCGAAGTATTGCTTCGAAAACTTCTTTGCACAAAAACAAAGTACGTGATGTTAGAATGTCTCTCACCTTTCGGTCCTGATCGTTCTAATTTTCCCCTTCACCTCACCACCCTATCCCCACTCTCAGGGGCTATTTTCACATCTCTCGCGTCGCGGATTGTGGTGCAGAGCTGTCGCAAAAATAACTGCCAAGTCATGGCAGGCAACAGAAGAATCAGTTTCTTATTATAAATCTCTATTACCATGTCTAGTAGGTGTGCAGTGATCACCCAGTACAACTAGAATACATACTCCGGGCCCATCAAACGTCGGAAGTTCATAAAAACCCCGAATGGAGTCCATTTTAGCAGAAAAGATTGAAGACTTCTGTTTCTTCGACGAATAAACGAAAGTTGTTCGATCCCAGGTCAACACTGATCAAATAATCTTCAAAGGGTGAACTGTCGATCAACCCATTTTTCAACACTAATTAAACTCAAAAGcgttccagcagtgaccatcaCGTCCCTATTCGGGtgtagtgtatctagaactacattacaCAGTAAATTTTTCCCTGTTCCCTTTAAGACGTTAGGGTGTGATACGAGggtaatttggctgttatttataacaGATCGAGCGACGATATAAATGCGTAATATGAAATAGCAGAGAACCATGCAGTGTCTTATAGTTGTGCTTTTGTACATCTACGTCAGGAGTTCGAAACCTagtgaaatcgataaaataaacggTTAATTACAGACAGGAGACGGTTTAATCAGATTCTTCCGTCTCCGATAAAAGTTGGCTTTTCTGGGATTATATCAAGAATCGTGAAATGTCTCAGATTTTTGTTGGAAGTGAGAAAATGggtagaatgctttttatgttaaACTTTTACAAACCTTgtcttatatttctttgtattattaataataataataataataataataatgatagtaaagagagataaatagaagcATAATGGTTAGAATTACCTTGGCTAAGAGATTCCGACATGCTGTTTGATCTGAGAGGACGGTAGGATCCTCAAGGTGTCGGATGATGTCATTTAAACAGCCAGCAGCCAAATCCATCATCACAAATAAATGTTTTCATCTCATTTCGGATTCTCGAAGATTAATGATCAACAAGTTATCTCCCTTCGAAATCGGTGTCAACTCAAATAGTGAACTgaagaaatattggtttattGCTTACTGCAAGTCATCAAGTATTCGAAGCTGTTATAAATAAATCTGTAAAAcccttgtttatttattatataaatacttgtatttgtatttgtttattattagttaattagtGTAACAAAGTGTTTGTCGTGTAACTCCATGTCAGCTCTGATCATACTAAGCGTGATCGATAGATTTGCTTTTCCAGTTTTCCAATTACTTCACCAAACTAAACCATGCAGCACACTCACACAGCGTTTTACATCGTATGGAACACGCTGCAGTAGTCTCTTCATTGTTCATTTTATACACCTGCAGCCTCTGGTGATGACCACAACCGACATGAATAGGAAGGACTCAGTCACACTGCAACAGTTAATGTTACCGGCAAGACTTCCGCCCGTCCCCGCCCCCAAAAACcacccttactcttttactcttttacttgtttcagtcatttgactgcggccatgctggagcaccgccttaaaaaaattttttttttcgacaCCACTCCCTTTTAGGCTACGaggaatacgaatctgcaaaaaaattggcaaaaatcgacaTNNNNNNNNNNNNNNNNNNNNNNNNNNNNNNNNNNNNNNNNNNNNNNNNNNNNNNNNNNNNNNNNNNNNNNNNNNNNNNNNNNNNNNNNNNNNNNNNNNNNNNNNNNNNNNNNNNNNNNNNNNNNNNNNNNNNNNNNNNNNNNNNNNNNNNNNNNNNNNNNNNNNNNNNNNNNNNNNNNNNNNNNNNNNNNNNNNNNNNNNNNNNNNNNNNNNNNNNNNNNNNNNNNNNNNNNNNNNNNNNNNNNNNNNNNNNNNNNNNNNNNNNNNNNNNNNNNNNNNNNNNNNNNNNNNNNNNNNNNNNNNNNNNNNNNNNNNNNNNNNNNNNNNNNNNNNNNNNNNNNNNNNNNNNNNNNNNNNNNNNNNNNNNNNNNNNNNNNNNNNNNNNNNNNNNNNNNNNNNNNNNNNNNNNNNNNNNNNNNNNNNNNNNNNNNNNNNNNNNNNNNNNNNNNNNNNNNNNNNNNNNNNNNNNNNNNNNNNNNNNNNNNNNNNNNNNNNNNNNNNNNNNNNNNNNNNNNNNNNNNNNNNNNNNNNNNNNNNNNNNNNNNNNNNNNNNNNNNNNNNNNNNNNNNNNNNNNNNNNNNNNNNNNNNNNNNTGTGGGCAACAGTGTTCTTAGGATGCTGTCCCGGGGGTATTGCAGATGTAGTTATTCGTTACTAATCGCGCACATAGTTTCAGAGGAAATTTGTGGATAGCtacctgctgtgtgtgtgtgtgtgtgtgtgtgtgtgtgtgtgtgtgtgcatgatatagATCTTTAAGGCCGGTTTTCTGGATATTGTggcgtatatttttttattggctTCACAGTGTTTACCGTGAAGCTGTCAGATCTCTTCTCATCACATCTGGACAATCCAGATGGTTCCAAGTTGGAGAGGATGTTTGCCCGGGCCAAATATATTTCCTCACTGGACAGGAAGTTCGGCCAGCCGCAGGATCACTTATTTTGCTAGTTgggtgaattggagcaacatgaaacaaagtgttttgctcaagaacacaacgcatagccctgtccaggaatcgaaactacaatcttacgattatcAGTGCAACTCACCTCTACATTATTGCAGCATGGCTTATATCCTATATCCTATGTCCTATGTCTTATGTCCTGTGTCTTATGGCCTATATCCAATATCCTATGTCCTATGTTTTATGTCTTGCCATTCCTATGTCCTATATCCTATGTCCTATAACCTATGTCCTATGTCTTATGTCCTGCCATTCCTATATCCTAGATCTTATGTCCTATCTTATATCCTATGTCCTATGTCCTATGTCCTGCCATTCCTATGTCCAGCTAAGTTTCTTTTT
The genomic region above belongs to Octopus bimaculoides isolate UCB-OBI-ISO-001 chromosome 2, ASM119413v2, whole genome shotgun sequence and contains:
- the LOC106881945 gene encoding AP-4 complex subunit beta-1; the protein is MMDLAAGCLNDIIRHLEDPTVLSDQTACRNLLAKVMNLVSRGIDVTSLSPHIAKLLAHHDPLVKKFACEFVCVQIEKSSDLVLLVINSLLRDCKDSSPMTRGLSLRTLCSLRQESASEHILQAIQNGLNDHSSYVRRIAALSSIRLHHLNPESILDTGIIDKLYSLIRDPDPIVVVNCLMALEEILKDEGGVVINQKMSYHLLVTLPKFTNSGRTYVLTLLKKYVPKSEDEVFNILNILDDYLKETTYSVFMSSLELFLHLITAVPHLKNEVLNRCKEMFVSGLNSGNIELTYSIILFIENFLDSSKSIFSQYHKAFFCRFKEPPYLKMRKIEILPSLVTSSNFPEILDELRMYCSEVSSNVSFCAMKAIGKIAKQDSLYFEYCIKKLEELLEIPEQSVQANVFQVLELLDLTSYVHLEDLMKSICSRENLNPANENGCCANLFLLGEYGYMLESSPYAIQEFIENYIEECTDTMKAYLLTAVMKLFLTRPAECQHMLGGLLEICSVSRNKDLNSKALYYYNLLKQGPENAKRIILNKKS